From Crassaminicella indica, one genomic window encodes:
- a CDS encoding ribonuclease H-like domain-containing protein, giving the protein MEIIQYNLEETLHMPKNFLDLYGDANFAIFDIETTGLNPRFHKVILIGLLYIENGKISIKQFFCNNKKEEKELLSAFKEEIQEFDILINYNGNTFDIPFLNKRFLANEIDYSIKTYQSIDLLKLIRRVQKKLNLNNCKLKSVEAYLGIHRNDKISGKESVTLYNQYEKEKNKQIKDIILLHNYDDLYYFSKAFMILDKIHIEQILQAFPQIFHIYKKNTCYISKQYIKDNSFHLEGVYKNNHINNYIAYENGFCFEYVKNTNTFKIKIPLYKGRLSSGDKCLYIDLCDFSFPCRKNQSNDFIPENIILFKQNNHIKPLDIHLFISKLIPYIFNQMQ; this is encoded by the coding sequence TTGGAAATCATACAATATAATCTTGAAGAAACATTACATATGCCAAAAAATTTTTTAGATCTATATGGTGATGCAAATTTTGCTATATTCGATATTGAGACGACAGGTCTAAACCCTCGTTTTCATAAAGTCATTCTTATAGGGCTTTTATACATAGAAAATGGTAAAATTTCTATAAAACAATTTTTCTGCAACAATAAAAAAGAAGAAAAGGAACTATTATCTGCCTTTAAAGAAGAAATTCAAGAATTTGATATTTTAATAAATTATAATGGAAACACATTTGATATCCCTTTTTTAAATAAAAGATTTTTAGCCAATGAAATTGATTATTCTATTAAAACCTACCAAAGTATTGATCTTCTCAAACTAATTAGAAGGGTTCAAAAAAAACTTAATCTTAATAATTGTAAGCTAAAATCTGTAGAAGCGTATTTAGGTATTCATAGAAATGATAAAATTTCAGGTAAAGAAAGTGTTACCCTTTATAATCAATATGAAAAAGAAAAAAACAAACAAATAAAAGATATTATTCTGCTTCACAATTATGACGATCTATATTATTTTAGTAAAGCTTTTATGATATTAGATAAGATTCATATTGAACAAATTCTCCAAGCCTTTCCTCAAATTTTTCATATTTATAAAAAAAATACATGCTATATTTCAAAGCAATATATTAAAGACAATTCTTTTCATTTAGAAGGAGTCTATAAAAATAATCATATAAATAACTATATCGCTTATGAAAATGGTTTTTGTTTTGAATATGTAAAAAATACAAATACTTTCAAAATCAAAATTCCATTATATAAAGGTCGTCTTTCTTCTGGTGATAAATGCTTATATATTGATCTGTGTGATTTTTCATTTCCTTGTAGAAAAAATCAATCAAATGATTTCATTCCTGAAAATATTATTCTATTCAAACAGAACAATCATATAAAGCCTTTAGATATTCACTTATTTATATCAAAGCTTATACCATATATTTTTAATCAAATGCAATAA